ATAAGATGCGAGGTTACTCGTCCTTGGGAGTCAGTGAAGAGGCTACCATCTCTCTTTCTGACCAGCGCCAAGAACTGATGGATCTCAATGCTGGCGTCGATCGCGAAGGACGTGCCCCTGAGAGCCTTGAGGCTAGTCTGCTCTCTCTTCAAAATTGGGGTGAGCATTACTCCCAATAAACTGACCTCTTCTAACCACGCTAGCCAGAGTGGGTCGGGACTTTTTAAGCAGAGGGTGATCGAAAATTCAGTTCGACAAGAAAAATGGAGAAATGAATGGATGCGAGGAGTCGGGTTTCGTCCCTGCCCGCTCAATCGCGGCCGGATTTGGTCTAGGAGTGATTAGCTAGTTGTTTCCGGGCGGAGTGGGCTCGGGTGGCGGAGACGGGTTGAACGGCTCGTGAGGAAATACAAACGAACCTTTCTCGTCTGACGGCTTGGTGCTGTGGCCCGATTCGTGATGACTTGTGTGGGTATTCTGCTGAGTTCCCTTTGTGGCGTGAGGGCGACTCGTCTTGGATGAAACAGATTTCTTCTGCAAGGTTGACGTCTTGTTTGTCTTTCCGGAACTGGACTTTAGTCTCTGAACTTCTCGTTTCAAGCTGTCGATCTCATTAATTGCCGCATTGAGGTCTGAGGTGAGCTCCGAGGCTAGCTTGTTGAATACCCTAGCTAACTCTTGTAGTGCTTTCTTTGTCCTTGTCGGTGAAGCTGGCATGACTATGCCATCTTACAATCGGCTACTGTAAACGTGCTGTAACCTGCGTCGGCACAATTCGTGCACAAGAACGAGATCGATCGGATCCTATTCGGCGTCCATGTCCTCTTTGCTCTATCATGAAATAGGATAAGACTGAATGGGCCCAAAAAAGTGGGCTTGGGAATTATGCGGCCATGGCAAGGGACAGTCTTCTAGTTACTGTCTTTCTTGCCGAGGTTGTGCCGCTTTACGTATTGCCAGAGTCTCTTGGTCATCTCGGATGGGGTGATCTTCTGTCCTTCCCTCCCACCGAGTACAGTGGCGAGATGCTCGTCTAGTTCGATCCCATAGCCACCGAAAGACCCTCTCTTGTTTGGCGTCAGGCTCACCTCCTTGGCCTAAAATCCTAAGCTCCGATGGTTACCTTCGCAAAGGGAACGATGAAATCCCCATTGTAACTGTTTCACATCACCCACTCGTTACAGATAACACCGAAACGTGTTCACTGTTTCCCCGTTTGCCGCTGATTCCTCTTGATGCGGGTCCCACGCGTAAGGTCCAGGGTTACAACAATTTCTTGAGCGGAGACCCTTTCAACATCTCAGTGCCTGAATCCTTGGACACTGTCGCGGTTGCCCTAGACGTAATTGCTATCGGAGCAGTACTCGTCCTCACCACCCTATCCCTCATCCTCTCGAGAGGATTGAATGGGACGGGCCTAAGAAGGGGCTTCGCGCTAACCGCTGTAGCGGGATTTGTCCAGATTATCGGAAGCTCGACTCAGTTCGCAGTAGACCTCGGATTTACCAGTTCCCGGCTACCCACGAATATCTTCTCAGGAATCCAAGTATTATTCCTCGTCTTGCTGGCCTTAGCGGTCCAGAGCTTCTTCCCAGTCTGGTTCAAATCGTTCAAAGGCGACAACACCCCACCGAGCCAGCCACGAGAAGACCCCCACTTCTCACGCGGACCTGTTCCCCCAGCTCCCGGCCAGGACCTACAAGGGTCAAATCCCCAGTGAGATTCGAACCTTTCCGAAAACTTCACAGTCCGGTGCAAAGCAACCCGTTCTCAACAAAGCTTTGCTCGTTTTAGTGGCTACGACAGAGGCGCTTGCGGCGAAAGCACAGTTGCAACGATTCCAATAGTCAGAGCAACCGTGCCAAGAACGAAATCGATTACGTAAATCCTACTCGTCTTTGCAAACTTCAGCAAGTAGGATATGACAAAGATCCCAATGACAGCCGCGGTCACGATCGCGATAAGAACGCCCGTCGGTTCCACCGCCTGTATTGCGATATCAACTTGGGACCTACTGAAGATGAGAGTTACAAAGAAAGCTCCGAGAGAAGCAGGAATGTAGGCGAGATATGACAGCCTGAAAGCCTGCTCAGGCTTGACGCCCATCAGCAGCATTGTTGAAACGGTCATTCCAGATCTGCTCACACCGGGTAATGCTGCTATGCCCTGTGCGATACCGACGATAATGTAGTTCTTGAGTTTCATCTCCTCTAATCCGGCTATTAGCCTCAGTTTGTTCCGCGAGTATCTGATGTAGAATGCAGTCGCGATGAGCACGAGCCCGAGAAGAATCATAGGGATTCCTACGTTGTAGGGGCTGCTTGTGAGAACTTTGTCAGCTGTGTAGTACAAGGGAACGCCGACTAGCGCTGTGAAAGTTGTTGCGACGATTAGGTATACGAGTAGCCTTCGGTCCCTAAAGAGAGACCGGATGTCTTTCCTGAAGTAAGCTATCGCGGAACCCAGCGACCCAATTTCCATGAACAGACCGAACGCGTAAGCCACGGCCAGAGGGAGCGAGAAGAGAAAAGTTGATGCGAACAGAACTTGGGTCTTGCTACTGATAGGTAGCCACTCTGATATTCCTTGTACCAACCCCAAAAGCACAGCAAAAAGTGGATTCACCGAGGGGTCCGACCACTGGTGACTCTTGACCGAATCATACTCCTGCTCGCTTGGCCAGACAGTCTGAATTACCCCTTACGTGCTCAACGCAAACCATGCCTCATCGAGACGTTCCGACTTGGCCTATTTCTTGGAGAAGCTCATTGAGCAGCCATGTTCGCCACGAAGTTTTCCTTGGAATCCGAGCTCAAGAGTTTCGGCGGCTTTCCTGTAGCTGCCAATGCATGTACTGCAAAATATTGACCTAGCCTGGGGCTTGGTCAGCCCGTACGCGTCTGCTTGGGCCAAAACAGATTCTATGCACCCGCATCGATCTAGTTTCACTGTTCTGACGCCATCGCCTGTTTCAACGTCATAGTCGCTAGCAAATGTCTCCCCCATGCTTTCAGCCAGGTTCAGGGAAAGAGCCTCTACCCTACTTCCCCGGTTCTTCGCCTTGATTTCCTCAACCTTCAGATTCGCCTTCATGTCCGTCAGCATGTTCATCGCAGGACCAACCGCATCAAAACCTGCGAGTCCAACGAACGTGCCTACCTGAAGGAGAAGGTAGTGAGCTAGCGTTTTCCTAAGCATCTCATACCGCTCATCAAGGCTCCGGGTCCGCTTCGATTGATTCAGCTTGGACATGCTCGTAACAACGTCTGGACTCCAATCGACGGTTTTTAAGCTGTGGCAAGTCTATCGCCCAGATGGGATACGCGGGCTCAACGGTTCCTTGCGGTTCGAAACCCTGACGTGGAAGCCTCTGGCTGACAGCTTCTTGAGCGTCTAGAATTCATCCTCGAAACCTTATATTCATATTGATATAGAAATGGGACGTGTCAATTTCTTGAAGAAACAGTTCCTTTTCTTATTATTGGCTCTCTTGTTCTTGAGTGGAAGCTCGTCCTTCCCGACCCGTGTGAGCGCGGCTCAGTCAGGCGTGGTCTGCATCACATCAACAGACGCAACCGGATGCCCCTCGCCACCACCCGTGTTTTCCGGATCACCGGGAACTAACCTGACAGTGGCAGTGAATATTCAAGGGTCCAATTCGACGAACGGATTCGACATTTCACTCTTGACGGACCCCTCCGTTCTCAACCCCGTTGCCATTGGCTACGCGGCAACAGTTCTGCCCTCTCCGTTGTTCGTCGTTGTTGAATGTATCAATGGCCATGTGGTAATAGGCGCACGTTGTGGGGCTACTGACGTTCCCGGAGTCGCACGTCTGGCAATAGTGTCTCTGGGCGCCGAGACGGCACAGCCAACTACTGGCAATCTTTTCACGGTCACCTTCAACATCGT
This window of the Candidatus Bathyarchaeia archaeon genome carries:
- a CDS encoding undecaprenyl-diphosphate phosphatase, whose product is MNPLFAVLLGLVQGISEWLPISSKTQVLFASTFLFSLPLAVAYAFGLFMEIGSLGSAIAYFRKDIRSLFRDRRLLVYLIVATTFTALVGVPLYYTADKVLTSSPYNVGIPMILLGLVLIATAFYIRYSRNKLRLIAGLEEMKLKNYIIVGIAQGIAALPGVSRSGMTVSTMLLMGVKPEQAFRLSYLAYIPASLGAFFVTLIFSRSQVDIAIQAVEPTGVLIAIVTAAVIGIFVISYLLKFAKTSRIYVIDFVLGTVALTIGIVATVLSPQAPLS
- a CDS encoding SWIB/MDM2 domain-containing protein, whose product is MSLTPNKRGSFGGYGIELDEHLATVLGGREGQKITPSEMTKRLWQYVKRHNLGKKDSN